A stretch of DNA from Acanthochromis polyacanthus isolate Apoly-LR-REF ecotype Palm Island chromosome 21, KAUST_Apoly_ChrSc, whole genome shotgun sequence:
ttaaaaaatttaagtcaaatcaaaaaagtaaatacattcacagaaccaaaaatacacaaaaactgaaCCATATACAAACACTGTTATAGAAATAAATCCCTCCAATCACAGTAGAGAAGCCCCTTTAACTACATACAATCTACAACTAATGCAATCCTCACAGGAAGACAATAAGAAACTAATCAGGCATTTGTGGAATTTATAACCTCTAAAAAGATAAATGCTGCAGATATCAAATTAAATGAGCTACTGTTGAATAAAACTCATGCTTCATcgctgtttgtgttcattttgtgtctcttttcattagttttagtctctctctggtcattttgtgtgtcttttttacctctttttttattgttttatgtgtctctgtcgttctgtggttgtttgatgtcactttttgtctgtctttgtagttgtgtatGTCTTTGTTTTATGCTCTTTTGTAGCTCTccatatttattttcagtaattGTGTGcatctgctgttgttttgtttcattttgcatcagttttaaactctttctgggcatttttttgcatttcttctggttttattatGCGgctgtatttgtatttattaatcCTGAAATCACTTCGACtgtggcaagaaaaaacaaaactatgtgCAAAGCTACTAGGGGTAAATAAGATAAattctgtatgttttatgtgtttgatAGCAGCCGCTCCTCTCACCATGTTGTTGATCTCCTGGATGGCCAGGCCTAAGCTGCTGGCCTGGAAGCCCGTGTGCAGGTAGGACTTCAGCACGGCGTGGAGATCGACCCCCTGGTTGAAGTCGTAGCCTCGGATCTTCGGCATGTCCTCAGGAAGCTCACAGCTGGGCTTCAGGACGGCCTCCATGGCAACAGAAGGAGCCTTGTCTGCCATcttcactgcaaaaataaaagggaACAAATTAGAGACACCTAGTAGAGGCCTGATGGAGCAACAATACaaaactgttcaaaggtttgagTTAACCAGTGAcattagttaaaattgctctatattagttaaagttgttttatattaaagttgctctaaaatgagttaaagttgctctattttaCGCAAAGTTGCTGATTCTTGCTACAGAGaaatgtgtttggtgtgtgAGCCAATAAAATATATCTGATCTATCCGTTATTAAATAGCATAAGATTAGCGTGACTTAATGTTTCCACCGACATCCAGAAGGACAGGCTCTCCAGAAGACATTTAGGAGGTTTTCACAGGAGATCGTGTCGGTGGAATTAATCTTCCTGCAGGCTCTGAGTATAATTAGTGAGATAATTACATATCAGGAACCAACTAGTTTATCCGGCCTGTTGGCTCACTGTTCCTCAAACGTTTGCTTCTTGTAGCGTGCAAAACATAAAGCAACTTAAGACGGTGGTTTCACCAGTcagaatagaatagctttattgtcatcatacatgggggcatgatgaaaatataaataccTGCCACTAGTGTATTgataacaaattaaatgaattaacaacaataataataataaaatcaaatgtacatataaaaTGAGACTATAATAAGGGTTATAATAAATGATTTATACAATACAGTATAAAATCCAATAAATATGGGCAGGAGATTGCAGTATTTGAACCATTAAAAGTGACACTGTGTTATTGTTTTGAGTTCAGGAGTCTGCCTAAACATAATAATCTAAAacacttattttattattgtcttttcctttttgaCACCAACAGATGAAACCAGAAAATTTGGATGTTGTGGCCATTAAAGCCTGTTAAATATGACTATTCAACCAACCAGTGTAAAATAGCTCCATCTACACCAActacagcagaaaaatgcatttaaaacctAAATGCATCTATAATAATCCAGTTTTACATGATAATCTATTAACACAAAGGCAAATATGGGTTTAGGATTGTTTTcagttattatatttgtctTAGAATCCCAACTTGGACTAACAAGACATTACAGAAGATTAAACATTTTAGAAAGGGGTCATATTATTTAGCTATAATATACATCTGGAGGGTTTAGTAAACTTTATGATAGAACCATCTGATATCAGACCTATTAGACAGTTAAACTGGCTAACACagcttctgtgtttttaaagacaTAGCATCAGCTTTATCACCTAAAACGTGTTTTTCTACATGCTAAATTCCACCCCCTGGGAAAGGATGTCATCCAAGAGGGATTTACGTTTCTAGAAAATCACAAATTGATGCTAAAACCTCAGTAAAAGAACAAAACCTGGATGAAAACATCCATGTGGTCTGACGTTAGCTGGCAGTCCGGCTAGCTAGCTATTAGCTGCTTTTAGCTTTAAAACGCAATTAAACGTTTCAAGAAAAGTTAAAAACGAACCTGTTCCTGAGCAGATGCTAGGTGATGGAAGGGTTCAAGAAGTAAACGGCTGCCAGGACGAACAACAACACAGATATTGAGGATTTGTGCTCCTGTAAACATCGCATGGGTCGCAGTGACAGGAAACTCCGTCTACGGAAACCGCGAAGGGACAAATATGGAGACGTTGTATTTCTgcgaattgtttttttttttcacacgatgtgtgtgcgtgtgtgtgtatgtgttaaaAAGTTCTTGTATTTTCTCATGTTTGTCTCTATTGTAAATAAATCAAAGCATCCTCACGTGTGTCTTTCAGTTTTCAGCTCAAATAACTGCAGAGATTATTCTCTTTCAATATGACTTTATAAGCTGAGGTTGTAGAGTGTATCTTAAAGGGTTTTTTTGCTCTCAGAACCAATGAACAATTTTGCATTTTGAGAAATCAGCAATTTTTGAGGATCTTTAGCCTCTAATGGACAATAATCCAGATTCAAGCTGTCTAAATATTGTGGTTTTAGATCTAGACTTGGTCTAAGAAGAATGTCTTTCATGTCATTACACAGTGTACAATGAGATTGCTATCACATACTGATGAGGGAGCTGCCATGCAGGGCGCTAACCACGGCTCAttaggagcagttaggggtttggtgtcttgctcaagTCTCAACATGAGCTCCAGGCCAAGGATTGAACCGGTGACTCTCTGGTTGCAACATGGCCTCTTCCCCTTGAGCCATTCCGCCCCAGCACAACCCTAATGTGGTTTATATGACACATACCTTGTGAAATCGAGCTTTTTTGGAGTTTCACAAACCCATAACTGTGCATTAAAGTATCTCCAGCTTCTCTGCCATAATCTACTTTCAGATTTGACTCATCGAAGCAAAGTGGGTTTACATCTGTACTTAGTCCTATATtgttgagattttaaaaaaacacttaattcttctctttttttcccatagatagaataaaaacacacagactgtGTTGTAAGAAAAATCAGTTCCGATTTGACCCGTCTAAGCATCATTATTTTATATCTGGACCTGGTCTGAGCTTGGAAGAAGTAGTGAAATCTCcctttttgctttttcaaaaATCAGAAACTGTGTTTTAAAGAATCTTTGCCCTCTGCAGGATAATCTGGTTCAGATTTTCCTCCtccaaaaacagcagttttagATGTCCagatgtgaaaagaaaaatctccttttctttcattttcacaaatagaacaAAGATTTCACAAATCAGAAACTGTTTTAAAGAGTCTTTAGCCTCTGTAGGTCAATCCAGTGCACAACAAACCTGTCTGAGCGTAGCAGTTTCTGATCTGGATGGAGTGTAATAAACTCCAgatgtgaaaagaaaagaaaaatctcccttttctttcattttcataaataaagtcagactTTCACAAATCAGAAACTGTTTTAAAGAGTCTTTCGCCTCTCAGGAGCAATCTAGTCCAGATGTGTTCAGTATAAATAATGGTTTTTGGCCTCGACCTGGTCTAATGCAGACCAGATGTGGAtttaaaaaagcacagaaatttCCCTTTTTACTGCAAATAGAAAAGTAGATTTCAGACACCGTGAACGTAAAATGTCAAACACTGTTTTCACAATGtataaaaaatttttaaaaaaggtctgTCAGTGAAATGTAATTTAACTTTTCCTTGAACATCAGAACCAGAAGCTTCATTTGAACCCTTTAAATAATATTTCTCAGGACAAACATTCGCTTATGAGAAGACTagttttttaattctttatttcattaattctgtcatttctaataattacaacattttaaaaatgttaacagGGTGTGGGAGAAAAGCTATTAGAATCCTTCACATGGATGAAATCCTGAACGGAAAagtttttgtgctgtttctgttttagtGCATATTTTTTTGGAATAATCCTCATATTTGAACATAATTATCCCAATATCAGAAAAATTAAACTGCAAATTTCCgacatttttaaggaaaaacATCTAttgtaaaaattaaattatgtttctaagaagaaaacaataactgctcattttttgagaaaaaaaccCTACAATATTTGGTAAATTATGtcaaaatttgtgcaaaaaaagtaaatattttgagATTTAAGTCCTAGCTTTGTAATTAAAGGCtccaatttttaaaataatttccttcTGCAACATTAAATAACTCAGGTGAGGGAAACAAATACTAGATTTATGGAATAATGATcatatttttacataaataataaaaaatgtaaaaatgtaactaTATATTTCAGACCATTTTAAGGAAACAAAGGTCTGttgtaaaaattaaattttatttttcagaaaaaaacaagtgctcatttttctggaaaaatataatatttggagaattaagtcaaaatttgtgaggaaaaaaatcaacattttgagATTTCAGTCCTGGTTTTGTGATTAaaggctgaaattttaaaaaataatttccatctacaacattaaataaatcaatggAAACTCTGAAGCAACTCCTTTGAAGCAAATATGAGTAAACATAATAGTGTATTTACTTTTAAGTTCATCTCTGCAAACGCTGAGCCAAATAATAACCTCAAACTTCCctttttgaaggaaaaacagGAAATCCGTTCTTTTGCAAAGCCTGTTaacagaaaggaaaaacaaacagataattGTAAGTTTACAGCTCACCTGAAGGACCGAATCTTTTCATCAGAGCGGCTGTGAAGCGACGTGTGAAGTTTGTGACATTTCCGTTTGACCTTTTCCATCACAGAGGCTTTGAACCGACCCCAGCGGTGAATAAAAGAGGTCAGAACAGGAAGTCAGGAGCTGCTCTGGGCAGATTCTCTGCTCCGTGGATCAGGTAAACCGCTTCTCCTGCTTCTCGTTTAATTCGCTCAAGAAAGCTGATGTTTCctttgactttctgttgtgtttttccacGCTGGAGGTGATGTCAGGGaagatgtgcagcagcagcagcagcagcatcattcaGGCTCAGAAACTGGTGGATCAGCTGCGGGTGGAGGCGAGCATGGAGAGATTCAAGGTATGAAAGGATCTGAACCTGCAGAAGGACCAAATATACAACGGCAGTTTGTAAAGTAGTTATTCAGAATCATTTCTGCtgttatgttatttgtatttttaacaaaacaggaacgctgtaaaataacatggatttcttttaaccatttttaaaagttaGCATACATAACcttctttaaaatatttgcaaatatctgcaaaataattatatttttgctgattaaaatacagaaaaaacatgtaaattaacagaaaaacattataaaagaacaaactgtcatctataaaaatacaaatttttgttgttttatttacagttttggccctTTTTGTAACTTATtacttattttctgtgattttataagatattatttgtactttttaaaaaacaggtaaacactgcaaaataacatctattttttaaatgatttttaaaccTTAATATACAAAACTTTCTTTGAAATATTTGCAAATATCTATATAATAATTTTtactaattaaaaacaaatacattctATGATCACACATTGTGAAAGagaaaattatttataaaaacaaagacGATGTgaatattatttacagtttggggCTCTTCTTTTAACAGTAAACATGTAACTTAatactttttctgtgattttaacaaatattatttgtatttttaacaaaacagactgcaagattatttaattttgcatGAATTAAGTCAAAATTTGCAAGAAAAAAGTCACTATTTTGAGATTTAAGTCAAAACCTTGTAACTGAAGgctcaaattttaaaaataatttccttctacaacattaaataaatcaatagaAACACTAAAGTAACTGTTTTAAAGTAAATATGAGTAAACATAATACTGCATTTACCTTGCTAAACAGACATTGCTGCAATAATTAGGTCGTTTTATACTGCAATCGCTCCATTCATGTTGACTTTAACTCCAGATGCATGGAATAAAGTCACATTCTGCATGCTAGGACTAAATTCTAATTGTTTCTACTCACACGCCTGCATTAGAAACGTCCCTTTCCTCCCTGCAGATTTCGCTcacagcagcagatttagtcCAGTACTGTCAGGAGCACCGGAGAAGCGACCCTCTGCTCACCGGCATCGCTGCCTCGTCCAACCCTTTCAAAGACAAGAAGACCTGCGTGCTGCTCTGACACgtctgagcagaaacaaacaacttCTGTCTGAGAGTGAAGCCACAAACCGTCTACAAACGCAGCCAATAATCCACCACACGCTGGAGTTTCACTAGATTTAATGCATCCTCCACTGAAAcagtctgtcagtgtttttcatCTGTCAAGTAAACGATTTATAGATTCAGGATTACAGCGGCATCCACACCATGAAATGTTGTCAGAACTAATGCACACGAGGTATACTGAGACACACAAATGAGATGATGCTGAGTAGATGTGATGGTAGTGTATAAATAAACAGCTTTAAGGAGGTTTGGGAAACATGTAGAAAACTGAATAGCAGCGTTGAATTAAACAGGAAGCGCCATTTTCCAAAAACTTCAGCTGAAAACCTTCATAAGTTATCTCTTCTGCCTCGGTCAACGTGGCCGGCCAGTCTGCAGGACAACagagatgtttgttttcagggTCCGAGATTGACACCCATGCCcgaaacacaacaggaagtcggccattttgaattacgtgtcatattttggacgtttttgggtcatttttggacattttcaaaagctgtaAACTCAAACACGGTAACCCCGACAGAGCTCAAATTTGTCCAGGATGTCCaccaggcatgggtgatcaaaagttctcaaaatgctccacaaacATCTGACGGTGTAAAAATGGCGGCCGGCAGAATTTTGACACtccaccatgaaacaggaagtgatgaacAACTAGCCTGAACATGCTAAGATCTGCCTctaactttacatgtatgaccaGAGTCCGGCCTTcatcagatacacacacacaggcagaaaCACGCgatcagtcgcagcgccacctggtggacatgcttggatgtAAGGACCCGACCAACGCTGCAGCTTTAACTACGTTTTTATTTAAACGTGACGATGCAGGAGGATCACTGAGGTCAGCAGGTGTCGAGATGCTTCAGGTGGTGTCATGTAGTGTCCAGGTTTTTCCCATTTTTACTTCCTGGGCCTCCAGATCTCCACACTTCCGCAACCCGAGGCCACGGCGAGGACTCCAGCCTCCACGCTCAGCTGACAGGAGGAATATGAGGAGAACCAAGACACAGAGACGAACAGATTAATTAGTTTAAGATATTTCtgaatgcaaagaaaaacacaaacagatgtttCTACTCACTGATATTTCTGTGTGTCTACAATCAAATTAAAGCCAGAATACTGCCAATAAAAATAGATTGTTCATCTTTATTATTGATATAATGTGACACataatgacattttcagctcatttaaatccaggaaaatacaaaaaaaatgcctgCATGCAGTGCATAACAATAGtagaggttctgaaaggttactaGTCTTTGGGGTCGTGGGTGGCCTATTATAAACATATCCTTGAGGTTTTTTCCTAACCTCTAAACTttaacctagcaacttaccaagtgTCGAAACcagtgagaggaaaagctgccgttaacagacgtgactggCAGTTAATTTAACCATTCGAAAGTGGCTActcagttaaattaattatcagaggaagcaggacaggcgtctggatgaaggcagtgagaggctaggcgaattttcctcgaAATACCAGCTtaaatgttcttcagaatggTGGGTCAGACCCACTGGGCTGGAGAACTGGACCCTTTAGACGGAGAGCTGAGGAGGGGGGGTAGGGAGACCAGTGATTCTCTGAAGATCAATTATTAATTTAGTTGGGTCGAGGGGGATTTACAGggtccccctcctccctctacCCTTTGGGTTTTTCTTAACTTTTATGCTCACACATTATAAAATGATTTACAATTACGGacgttttttttacattaatacATTCTTTTGCTCTGATTTTAATAGATATTGTCTGTATTTTAACTAAaccaaatttatttatttaaatatccaTCAATCTATTAAcgtctttaaaatatttaaaaatgtctgtaaaataataacagtttttgcaaaataaatgcaggaaaataataatactaaaatattttttaaaaaattcacatatggaaaaataaagatttctGACGTGGATATTATTCACAGtagaaattaatatttttttatgtgattttaaatgattttttttttacagcaaaccAGGGAAAGTctctaaaataacatttatttttcaatccTAAATGTACACTTTAActatgaaaaaatatttgcaaatctctgcaaaataagattttttgtgaattaaaatacagaaaaacacatttttttggtcacagactgaaaaagaacaaattagtaTTTGCAAAAATATCGATATCATTTAcagcttttttcccttttcttttttatagccaacattcacatttttcctgtgattttaaaTGATATCATCTGTACAAAGCTAAGACGctctgtaaaataacacaaaaaacatattcactacttttaaatctttcatttttcttttttaatagtGGAAAATATTAGTAAATTTCTCTTTTGCtaattaaattacagaaaaatgtattatttattactaatattacagtaaaatattgtaaaagatCAAATTACTGTAAGTTACTTACAGTTTTGTCCTGTTGTTtcagggttttatatacaaattAATATGTTTCCCACACAATTTTGGCAGTTATTGTCTAGAATTTAACTAAAGAGGGAAAATGTTTAAGACTGCAGTTAACTGTTGATGAAATCAGAGTGACATGAAGGTGCAGCACTAACCCCGTGGACGGCGGCTTGGTGCTGCAGGGTGCACAACGTCCTCGGAGGCGAACAGGGAATGTGAACCTGCAGAACGGAGCAGAGACGATGAGCGACGGTTGGGCTGCAGCtgaatgagctcacagtgagacTCCGCCTACCTTGATGGTCCAATCAGACGAGCAGGTGTAGAGGCTTCCAGGTGTCTTCTGTATGCCGGTGATCAGAGCTGTGTGTCCCACGTCAAACTGGGACAGAGGCTTGAAGGTTCCCGCCTGCATGGAGAAGGAGTGGAGCATCCCGCTGCTGTCTCCTCCCCAGATTTCACTGCCGCTGTAGCTCATGGACATCAGGTAGGAGCTCAGCTACAAAGACAGCGATTGGTTGCATTCAGTCAGGGCGTACAGGTATCTTCTGTACTGTATTgtattatatatgtatattctGTATCTGCACATAAATATAAACTCCTTAGgaactgtgtgtttgtttctgcatcTACCCGGAGTTTCTTCAAGCCTCTGCCTGCCCTGCGGTCGTACACGGCCACGGTGGAGTCTTTACTCCCAGAGATGATGTATTTGTCGTCCGCTGCCAGGCACATCACAGCGTGACCGTGGAGACGGAGGCTTTTAATCAGCGGGTCAGGAGCTGTGGAGGAAATTTAAACACAATCAGAAtcagtttgtctttaaaattcaataacCAGGATCGTAAAACAAATCAATACTCTGACAAATAAAGTTCAGCATCGTTAACTTTagctcatttagagcaacttcaacaaaaatagagcaactttagattattttggagcaactttaactaatatagagcaactttagctcattaAGAgtaactttaattaatatagagcaactttgactaatatggagcaactttaattattatagagcaactttgactaatatggagcaactttgaCTCATTTAGAGGAACTTTagttaatatagagcaa
This window harbors:
- the LOC110965614 gene encoding guanine nucleotide-binding protein G(I)/G(S)/G(O) subunit gamma-7-like, translated to MSGKMCSSSSSSIIQAQKLVDQLRVEASMERFKISLTAADLVQYCQEHRRSDPLLTGIAASSNPFKDKKTCVLL